From a single Natronorubrum tibetense GA33 genomic region:
- the lwrS gene encoding LWR-salt protein: protein MEARYVFRAEIRLEPDQPSVRLDPSTAETTVTVFHEAPEPGHEGWLFFRDTLWRGEVGDAAYGRRLVEEWLGEPVESASFRELQVDQEYFAAMKDAIAADLEAFNAETVSEVLSKYLGSSIRVTDRE from the coding sequence ATGGAGGCCCGATACGTCTTCCGCGCGGAGATCCGCCTCGAGCCCGACCAGCCGTCGGTTCGCCTCGACCCATCGACGGCCGAGACCACGGTCACCGTCTTTCACGAGGCCCCCGAGCCAGGGCACGAGGGCTGGCTGTTCTTCCGGGACACGCTCTGGCGCGGCGAGGTGGGCGATGCGGCCTACGGTCGCCGACTCGTCGAAGAGTGGCTCGGCGAGCCCGTCGAGTCGGCTTCGTTTCGCGAACTCCAGGTCGACCAGGAGTACTTCGCGGCGATGAAAGACGCGATTGCGGCCGACCTCGAGGCGTTCAACGCCGAGACCGTCTCGGAGGTGCTCTCGAAGTATCTGGGCTCGAGTATTCGCGTCACCGACAGGGAGTGA
- a CDS encoding glutathione S-transferase N-terminal domain-containing protein, translating into MLELYQAEDCPYSADVREKLTDLGVSYVIHNPRRPGGEGGDVLNEQARRVMTELGGEDSIPFLVDTDREEALYESEEIVDYLEEHYSSH; encoded by the coding sequence ATGCTCGAACTGTACCAGGCGGAAGACTGTCCGTACAGCGCCGACGTTCGCGAGAAGCTGACCGACCTCGGCGTCTCGTACGTGATCCACAACCCGCGACGGCCCGGTGGCGAGGGCGGCGATGTACTCAACGAACAGGCCCGACGGGTGATGACCGAACTGGGCGGCGAGGACTCGATTCCGTTCCTCGTCGACACCGACCGCGAGGAGGCGCTCTACGAGAGCGAGGAGATCGTCGACTACCTCGAGGAGCACTATAGTAGCCACTGA
- a CDS encoding glycosyl hydrolase family 28-related protein translates to MADETPRLGLGTYEPGDEWDHTDTVEALDEHAIVRGPIADRPAAGEYDDELFYATDQGITWRWDDSSDDWVYFGGRGSADQPVPGTSHFEKTRVDAATIEAANVDTASVGTADIVHARSEETPVWNVEAHGIEGDGSTEVGQAVHELLETVADAGGGIVYVPPGRYLLERTPLVGDDTLLVGAGRSTVLEGPRPDGEEGGALLSNRGYDATGYGGASNWGVRNVRIDAPESNGIMPAHAENVRLENIYGDAVYYHHIDIVSSKNVVVDGYWATRGGEGSSDAPIQFDNQNAGTGWNSVWNGKDHSPATADDTPTKHCRLTDFEIDPENGPDYGVHIHRDGNESITVSDGYVTGCQHSAIRADTGDLIADLTIDRVSCIENARGISLGRVESGRRELTIDNVTIRTDDNGLAAGSGLYASGFDGAKVSNVIVDGAFTNAMVFDDMDDLKMSTVTATGARHQAFRFRENVDATLTTARAAECGTVGIYTGPGSRVAYGGVTFDDVGSEVVVDGELREWKSS, encoded by the coding sequence ATGGCCGACGAAACGCCGCGGCTCGGACTGGGGACCTACGAACCGGGCGACGAGTGGGATCACACCGACACGGTCGAGGCGCTCGACGAGCACGCGATCGTCCGCGGCCCGATCGCCGACCGTCCGGCGGCGGGCGAGTACGACGACGAACTGTTCTACGCGACCGACCAGGGGATCACCTGGCGCTGGGACGACTCGAGCGACGACTGGGTGTACTTCGGAGGCCGGGGCAGCGCCGATCAGCCGGTGCCGGGAACCAGTCACTTCGAGAAGACGCGCGTCGACGCGGCAACGATCGAAGCGGCAAACGTCGACACAGCGAGCGTCGGCACGGCGGATATCGTCCACGCGCGGTCCGAGGAAACTCCCGTGTGGAACGTCGAGGCACACGGTATCGAGGGCGACGGATCGACTGAGGTCGGCCAAGCCGTCCACGAACTCCTCGAGACCGTCGCGGACGCCGGCGGCGGGATCGTCTACGTTCCGCCGGGTCGGTATCTCCTCGAGCGAACGCCGCTAGTGGGTGACGATACGCTCCTCGTGGGTGCCGGTCGATCGACCGTCCTCGAGGGGCCACGCCCCGACGGCGAGGAGGGAGGGGCGCTCCTCTCCAACAGGGGGTACGACGCAACCGGCTACGGCGGCGCGTCGAACTGGGGCGTCCGCAACGTCCGTATCGACGCGCCGGAGTCCAACGGGATCATGCCTGCACACGCGGAAAACGTCCGGCTCGAGAACATCTATGGCGACGCGGTCTACTACCACCACATCGACATCGTCTCGTCGAAAAACGTCGTCGTCGACGGCTACTGGGCGACCCGCGGCGGCGAGGGGAGTTCGGACGCCCCGATTCAGTTCGACAACCAGAACGCGGGGACGGGCTGGAACAGCGTCTGGAACGGCAAGGACCACAGCCCAGCGACGGCCGACGACACGCCGACGAAACACTGTCGCCTGACGGATTTCGAGATCGATCCGGAGAACGGTCCCGACTACGGCGTTCACATCCACCGCGACGGAAACGAGTCGATCACCGTCAGCGACGGCTACGTTACCGGCTGCCAGCACTCGGCGATCAGGGCCGACACCGGCGATCTGATCGCGGATCTGACGATCGATCGCGTCTCCTGTATCGAGAACGCGAGAGGGATCTCGCTGGGTCGCGTCGAGAGCGGTCGGCGGGAGTTGACGATCGACAACGTCACGATCAGAACCGATGACAACGGGTTGGCCGCCGGATCGGGACTCTACGCGAGCGGGTTCGACGGCGCGAAGGTCTCGAATGTCATCGTCGACGGCGCGTTTACGAACGCGATGGTGTTCGACGACATGGACGACCTGAAAATGAGTACCGTCACGGCGACGGGAGCCAGACACCAAGCGTTCCGATTCCGAGAGAACGTCGATGCGACGCTCACGACCGCTCGCGCGGCGGAGTGTGGCACTGTCGGTATCTACACGGGTCCTGGCAGTCGCGTCGCCTACGGCGGCGTCACGTTCGACGACGTCGGCAGCGAGGTCGTCGTCGACGGCGAACTACGGGAGTGGAAGTCGTCGTAA
- a CDS encoding molybdopterin biosynthesis protein, giving the protein MERKEFRDLASPAAAREAIDSLSLEGGIDRVSLEDARGRVLVARLDAELDVPGFDRASLDGYALRARDTFGADEADPARLEIVGEVHAGEKPDIELEEGQAAEISTGAVMPDGADAMVPVERTDMDETDDGGANDVLVRTSVAPGDNVMFAGADVAAGERALGLGTRITPRDIGLLSALGIDEVPVRGRPTVGIVSTGDELVRPGGDLESERGEIYDVNSYTIAAGVEDAGGEAVLYPHAGDEQDEMERVLREAADDCDLVLSSGSTSASAVDVIYRVIEEQGELLLHGVSVKPGKPMLVGRLQGSAYIGLPGYPVSAMMVFRTFVAPAIRAAAGLPEPKAATISGRMARQERYGEGRLRLMPVGVVQNADDDPLVYPVDKGSGATTSLAEADGVVEVGPETDYLEAGEPVTVQLFSPDVRPPTLLGVGEDDPTLNRLLDGLENPRYLSVGSRPGLRRLREGVPDVAVVAGPIDRELEADELGGWSREWGLIVRPGNPDGVEELAELVDRDLRFVNRTTDSGLRSSLEAAVDDLAAERDVAPHDLRESIDGFELGLRAHESPARKVIAGDADVGLGLRETADRLDLAFVSVGEQPVRVLVNPDRTGKESVRELEAVLADETRTESER; this is encoded by the coding sequence ATGGAACGCAAGGAGTTTCGCGACCTCGCCTCCCCCGCCGCGGCCCGCGAGGCGATCGACTCGCTCTCGCTCGAGGGCGGTATCGACCGCGTCTCGCTCGAGGACGCCCGCGGCCGGGTGCTCGTGGCACGACTCGACGCCGAACTCGACGTCCCCGGGTTCGACCGGGCGAGTCTGGACGGCTACGCCCTCCGAGCGCGGGATACGTTCGGCGCGGACGAGGCCGACCCGGCACGACTCGAGATCGTCGGAGAGGTCCACGCGGGAGAGAAGCCCGACATCGAACTCGAAGAGGGGCAGGCCGCCGAAATCTCGACCGGTGCGGTGATGCCCGACGGCGCGGACGCGATGGTTCCCGTCGAACGCACAGATATGGACGAAACCGACGACGGTGGGGCGAACGACGTGCTGGTCCGCACCTCGGTCGCCCCCGGTGACAACGTCATGTTCGCGGGTGCCGACGTCGCGGCCGGCGAACGGGCGCTCGGTCTCGGAACCCGGATCACGCCGCGGGACATCGGACTGCTCTCGGCGCTCGGGATCGACGAGGTGCCCGTCCGAGGCCGCCCCACGGTGGGGATCGTCTCGACTGGCGACGAACTCGTCCGTCCGGGCGGCGACCTCGAGAGCGAGCGCGGCGAGATCTACGACGTGAACAGCTACACGATCGCCGCGGGGGTCGAGGACGCCGGCGGCGAGGCGGTGCTCTACCCCCACGCCGGCGACGAACAGGACGAAATGGAGCGTGTCCTCCGCGAGGCAGCCGACGACTGCGACCTCGTGCTCTCCTCGGGATCGACCAGCGCGAGTGCGGTCGACGTGATCTACCGGGTGATCGAGGAACAGGGCGAACTGCTGCTCCACGGCGTCAGCGTCAAACCCGGAAAACCGATGCTCGTCGGCCGGTTACAGGGCTCCGCGTACATCGGTCTCCCCGGCTACCCCGTCTCCGCGATGATGGTCTTCCGGACGTTCGTCGCGCCCGCGATCCGCGCGGCCGCGGGGCTGCCGGAGCCGAAGGCGGCAACGATATCGGGCCGGATGGCTCGTCAGGAACGGTACGGGGAAGGACGACTTCGGCTCATGCCCGTCGGAGTGGTGCAGAACGCGGACGACGACCCGCTCGTCTACCCTGTCGACAAGGGCTCCGGCGCGACGACCAGTCTCGCCGAAGCCGACGGCGTCGTCGAGGTCGGACCAGAAACCGACTACCTCGAGGCCGGCGAGCCCGTCACCGTCCAGCTCTTCTCGCCGGACGTTCGGCCACCGACGCTGCTCGGCGTCGGCGAGGACGATCCGACGCTGAATCGGCTGCTCGACGGTCTCGAGAACCCGCGCTACCTGTCGGTTGGCTCCCGGCCGGGGCTGCGCCGACTGCGCGAGGGCGTGCCGGACGTCGCGGTCGTCGCGGGACCAATCGATCGCGAGCTCGAGGCCGACGAACTCGGCGGCTGGAGCCGCGAGTGGGGGCTGATCGTCCGGCCCGGCAATCCCGACGGTGTAGAGGAGCTCGCCGAGCTGGTCGATCGCGATCTGCGGTTCGTCAACCGCACGACGGACTCGGGACTGCGCTCGAGCCTCGAGGCCGCAGTCGACGACCTCGCGGCAGAACGCGACGTTGCTCCCCACGATCTTCGCGAGTCGATCGACGGCTTCGAGCTGGGGTTGCGGGCTCACGAGAGTCCCGCACGAAAAGTCATTGCGGGCGACGCAGACGTCGGGTTGGGACTGCGCGAGACCGCGGATCGGCTCGATCTCGCGTTCGTCTCCGTCGGCGAACAACCCGTGCGGGTGCTCGTGAACCCCGACCGAACTGGCAAGGAGAGCGTCCGCGAACTCGAGGCAGTTCTCGCGGACGAAACTCGAACCGAGAGCGAACGCTGA
- a CDS encoding 4a-hydroxytetrahydrobiopterin dehydratase, giving the protein MADLLSDDEIDDQLPDEWTQEGDKIVRKYGFSDYLRGVNFAQMVGEIAEAQFHHPEIIIRYEEVEIRLTSHEEGGITDKDTEMAELIESEKNA; this is encoded by the coding sequence ATGGCCGATCTGCTTTCCGACGACGAAATCGACGACCAGCTCCCCGACGAGTGGACCCAGGAGGGTGACAAGATCGTTCGCAAGTACGGATTTAGCGACTACCTGCGCGGCGTCAACTTCGCCCAGATGGTCGGCGAAATCGCCGAAGCGCAGTTTCACCACCCCGAGATCATCATCCGCTACGAGGAAGTCGAGATCCGGCTCACGTCCCACGAGGAAGGCGGCATCACGGACAAGGACACCGAGATGGCGGAGTTGATCGAGTCGGAAAAGAACGCCTGA
- a CDS encoding HAD family hydrolase produces the protein MDGEMDDDDSYDFWLLDLDGTLVDVEWSYTRDVFDRVGDRVGREFTDREADIIWSGLTGSRDRQLEEWGIDPQTFWDAFHEEEDPLVRAEQTYLHEDAEFVTDLDVPVGLVTHCQQFLCEPVLDHLDIHDWFDARLCCTEQTGWKPDPEPVQSVIDDLGVGDNGHQGVLAGDGANDIGAAWNAGLDAIHVERVGHDRRGRCVLGDYRVQSFDDLF, from the coding sequence ATGGACGGCGAGATGGACGACGACGATTCGTACGATTTCTGGCTGCTCGACCTCGACGGGACGCTCGTCGACGTCGAGTGGTCGTACACCCGCGACGTGTTCGACCGGGTGGGCGACCGGGTTGGCCGCGAGTTTACCGACCGCGAAGCCGACATCATTTGGAGCGGTCTGACCGGCTCTCGAGACCGCCAACTCGAGGAGTGGGGGATCGACCCGCAGACGTTCTGGGATGCGTTCCACGAGGAGGAGGATCCGCTGGTGCGGGCCGAACAGACCTATCTGCACGAGGACGCCGAGTTCGTCACCGACCTCGACGTGCCGGTCGGTCTCGTCACGCACTGTCAGCAGTTCCTCTGTGAGCCGGTGCTCGACCACCTCGACATTCACGACTGGTTCGACGCGCGCCTGTGCTGTACCGAGCAGACGGGCTGGAAGCCCGATCCGGAGCCCGTCCAGTCCGTGATAGACGATCTCGGAGTCGGGGACAACGGCCATCAGGGGGTCCTCGCGGGCGACGGCGCCAACGACATCGGGGCGGCCTGGAACGCCGGACTCGACGCCATTCACGTCGAGCGCGTCGGCCACGACCGGCGCGGGCGCTGCGTTCTCGGCGACTACCGCGTTCAGTCGTTCGACGACCTGTTCTGA
- a CDS encoding precorrin-2 dehydrogenase/sirohydrochlorin ferrochelatase family protein, with protein MIPLLHDFTGTTVLVFGGGPVGARKARRFASEAEVLVVSPEFADREFDGAELVRAAPDPADIDDWLERTAPALVVAATSDEAINEAVVTAARDRGVLVNRADRSGKREPGSVVVPATVREDPVVVSISTGGTAPALSKHLRQELEGTLAGAGEMARVCGELRTELKSRDIDPDRRREIVIDVVNSPAVWTALRTGASNCGQVIEDVLGEELYTKGDRP; from the coding sequence ATGATTCCACTCTTGCACGATTTCACGGGTACGACGGTGCTCGTCTTCGGCGGCGGCCCGGTCGGGGCGCGGAAGGCCCGTCGCTTCGCCAGCGAAGCCGAGGTACTGGTCGTCAGTCCCGAGTTCGCCGATCGGGAGTTCGACGGTGCCGAACTGGTGCGGGCCGCTCCCGACCCCGCCGATATCGACGATTGGCTCGAGCGAACTGCCCCCGCGCTGGTCGTCGCCGCCACGAGCGACGAGGCGATCAACGAGGCCGTCGTGACGGCCGCTCGAGACCGCGGCGTCCTCGTCAATCGCGCGGATCGCTCCGGCAAGCGCGAACCGGGCAGCGTCGTCGTGCCGGCGACCGTCCGCGAGGATCCCGTCGTCGTCTCGATTTCCACGGGTGGGACCGCACCCGCACTAAGCAAGCATCTCCGGCAGGAACTCGAGGGGACACTCGCCGGAGCGGGCGAGATGGCACGTGTCTGTGGCGAACTTCGTACGGAGCTGAAATCACGGGACATCGATCCCGACCGACGACGCGAGATCGTCATCGATGTCGTCAATTCTCCGGCTGTTTGGACAGCTTTACGTACGGGTGCTTCTAACTGTGGTCAAGTGATTGAGGACGTGTTGGGCGAAGAGTTATATACGAAGGGTGATCGCCCATGA
- a CDS encoding MATE family efflux transporter yields MSFRWSDIPNPFRWLLLSVGSLLARFGVIEPRRVERTTDLAWPRIVTGLARMSKSAADVAMVGIALGPAAIAGIGLAAPFWGLAFGIGGGIAGATIGLVSQRYTGGTAEEVSLAVTTSGLVVVAIMLPLAALYWLVPHQLIALVGNDAASIAYGADYLKVVALGVPFAALNLIGSRTLVGADDAWTPMMLRAGGAVVNVALNAVFIFALGMGVVGAAMGTVVANVVVLAAFVVGFAVGRLPLVGEFPVALSLGWPHTTLEDVRDVLTIGTPLVFTNVARRGAQFPMLAIVALFGPNVLAAYVVARRVRDLMDTPGWGFSLASSSLVGQELGTGDERAADSYGRQVLWFGVGVYLVSAALVFVFAEQIGRVFVDDPSILPLVTTFIVVACVSVVFRGVSGGATGPLRASGDTRWPFYGQLLGLYVFALPVALLGAVTVPIPGLEAVTPLGIEALYAALVIETLVPAVVTYYRFETGTWKAISRSYRPDSQPSD; encoded by the coding sequence GTGTCTTTTCGATGGAGTGATATCCCGAATCCGTTCCGGTGGCTGCTGCTCTCGGTCGGCTCGCTGCTCGCGCGATTCGGGGTGATCGAGCCTCGTCGCGTCGAGCGGACGACCGACCTCGCGTGGCCGCGGATCGTCACGGGACTCGCCCGGATGTCCAAGTCCGCGGCGGACGTCGCGATGGTCGGAATCGCCCTCGGGCCAGCAGCGATCGCTGGCATCGGACTCGCGGCCCCGTTCTGGGGGTTGGCGTTCGGAATCGGCGGCGGGATCGCCGGCGCGACGATCGGGCTGGTCTCCCAGCGCTACACCGGCGGCACCGCCGAGGAGGTTTCGCTGGCGGTGACGACGAGCGGACTCGTGGTCGTCGCGATCATGCTGCCGCTCGCAGCCCTGTACTGGCTGGTCCCCCACCAATTGATCGCCCTCGTCGGCAACGACGCCGCGTCGATCGCCTACGGCGCGGACTACCTCAAGGTTGTCGCGCTCGGAGTTCCCTTCGCGGCGCTGAACCTCATCGGGAGCCGGACGCTCGTCGGTGCCGACGACGCGTGGACGCCGATGATGCTCCGAGCGGGCGGTGCCGTCGTCAACGTCGCGCTCAACGCGGTGTTCATCTTCGCACTCGGGATGGGCGTCGTCGGCGCGGCGATGGGAACCGTCGTCGCGAACGTCGTCGTCCTGGCTGCGTTCGTCGTCGGATTCGCCGTCGGTCGACTGCCGCTGGTCGGCGAGTTCCCGGTCGCCCTCAGCCTCGGCTGGCCCCACACGACGCTCGAGGACGTCCGCGACGTCCTCACTATCGGGACCCCGCTGGTGTTTACGAACGTCGCCCGTCGGGGCGCACAGTTCCCGATGCTCGCCATCGTCGCGCTTTTCGGGCCGAACGTGCTTGCGGCCTACGTCGTCGCTCGACGGGTCCGGGACCTGATGGACACGCCCGGCTGGGGCTTCTCGCTGGCCTCGAGCAGCCTCGTCGGCCAGGAACTGGGCACCGGTGACGAACGGGCCGCGGACAGCTACGGCCGTCAGGTCCTCTGGTTCGGCGTCGGCGTCTACCTCGTCAGCGCGGCGCTCGTCTTCGTCTTCGCCGAACAGATCGGTCGCGTCTTCGTCGACGATCCGTCGATCCTCCCGCTCGTGACGACGTTCATCGTCGTCGCCTGCGTCAGCGTCGTCTTCCGCGGCGTCAGCGGCGGCGCGACTGGTCCGCTGCGCGCCAGCGGCGACACCCGCTGGCCGTTCTACGGCCAACTGCTCGGCCTCTACGTCTTCGCGCTCCCCGTCGCCCTCCTCGGTGCCGTCACCGTCCCGATCCCCGGCCTCGAGGCCGTTACCCCGCTCGGCATCGAAGCGCTGTACGCCGCACTGGTCATCGAGACGCTCGTCCCTGCCGTCGTCACCTACTACCGGTTCGAGACGGGGACGTGGAAGGCGATCAGTCGGTCCTACCGTCCCGACTCACAGCCGAGCGATTAA
- the hemA gene encoding glutamyl-tRNA reductase — MIPAGVVTAGRVTHESGSVDDLAAASPESQRAGVADLLSVPSVKEAYVLSTCNRVEAYVVATDAAVGRAALEEFFLDVATDAVVVTDHDESLRHLLSVASGLESVVLGEDQILGQVRTAYEDARTAGGIGEMLEAAVTKAIHVGERARTETEINEGIVSLGSAATKLAAESVPLENATSLVVGAGEMGRLAARSLADAGVEEVVVANRTVSRAEHLASELETDTSAAPLSALDQFASDADVVVTATGSEDPILEAQHFESDGGVDAGSRGDGDDGTEDGSSRVVVDLGQPRDVAPTAASLSTVTVYDLDDLESITAETREQRADAAREVESMVDREFDLLCEQYKRARADEVIAAMYESAEQMKKRELETALSRLEGDEFSREQREIVESMADALVNQLLAPPTKSLREAAAEDDWSTINTALQLFDPDFGGDDGPIAPPLPIGGATATETHLEATDDD; from the coding sequence ATGATTCCGGCTGGAGTCGTCACTGCGGGACGCGTTACGCACGAAAGTGGTAGCGTCGACGATCTCGCAGCCGCGAGCCCCGAGAGCCAGCGGGCCGGCGTCGCCGACCTGCTCTCCGTTCCATCGGTCAAGGAGGCGTACGTCCTCTCGACGTGTAACCGAGTCGAGGCCTACGTCGTCGCGACCGACGCCGCCGTCGGCCGGGCCGCACTCGAAGAGTTCTTTCTCGACGTAGCTACCGATGCGGTCGTCGTTACCGACCACGATGAGAGTCTGCGCCACCTGCTGTCGGTCGCGAGCGGGCTCGAGTCAGTTGTCCTTGGTGAGGACCAGATCCTCGGACAGGTTCGGACTGCCTACGAGGACGCCCGGACCGCCGGCGGCATCGGCGAGATGCTCGAGGCCGCCGTCACGAAGGCGATTCACGTCGGCGAACGCGCCCGCACCGAGACCGAAATCAACGAGGGTATCGTCTCGCTGGGCTCGGCGGCGACGAAACTCGCTGCCGAGAGCGTCCCGCTCGAGAACGCGACGTCGCTCGTCGTCGGCGCCGGCGAGATGGGGCGACTCGCGGCTCGCAGCCTCGCCGACGCCGGCGTCGAGGAGGTCGTCGTCGCGAACCGAACCGTCTCGCGCGCTGAACACCTCGCGAGCGAACTCGAGACCGACACCAGCGCCGCACCGCTGTCGGCGCTCGACCAGTTCGCGAGCGACGCCGACGTGGTCGTCACGGCGACCGGCAGCGAGGACCCGATCCTCGAGGCGCAGCATTTCGAATCGGACGGCGGTGTCGACGCAGGCAGCCGTGGAGACGGAGATGATGGGACTGAGGATGGTTCCAGCCGAGTCGTCGTCGACCTCGGACAACCTCGCGACGTTGCGCCGACGGCAGCCTCGCTATCGACCGTGACCGTCTACGATCTGGACGACCTCGAGTCGATCACCGCGGAGACTCGCGAGCAACGCGCCGACGCGGCCCGCGAGGTCGAGTCGATGGTCGACCGCGAGTTCGACCTGCTCTGCGAGCAGTACAAGCGCGCCCGAGCGGACGAGGTGATCGCCGCGATGTACGAATCCGCCGAACAGATGAAGAAGCGAGAACTCGAGACGGCACTCTCCCGACTCGAGGGGGATGAGTTCTCGCGGGAACAGCGCGAGATCGTCGAGTCGATGGCCGACGCGCTGGTCAACCAGTTGCTCGCCCCGCCAACCAAGAGCCTGCGCGAGGCCGCCGCGGAGGACGACTGGAGTACGATCAACACTGCACTCCAGTTGTTCGATCCCGATTTCGGCGGCGACGACGGCCCGATCGCACCGCCACTTCCCATCGGCGGCGCGACGGCAACCGAAACCCACCTCGAGGCGACGGACGACGATTAA
- the ahbB gene encoding siroheme decarboxylase subunit beta — MSTDVDLSERERAVVNAFQGGFPVVERPFEPAAAAMRDRGVDIDGTELLETIRDVDERGVLSRFGPLVNAQEIGGAATLVAMHAPENRFDEVVDAVNAHREVAHNYERAHPHLNVWFVVSVADEERVEEVLAEIEEETGQETYNLPKQQEFRVEAKFYVDGPFDGSGDDEAETAGVDCTDLGPSVTPTDESTLTPAERDLVLEIQDGLPLTETPYADVADAIEQDLEWVLETIKRFEQEGKIRRIGVVPNHYALGYTENGMTVWNVPDDIVSEVGPEVAALPFVTHCYRRPRHDGVWPYNFFAMTHGRSEEESQRRIEQVRETMADYWNVDDGDWDSLFSTQILKKTGIRMAERAEANTESR, encoded by the coding sequence ATGAGCACGGATGTCGACCTGTCGGAACGCGAACGGGCGGTCGTCAACGCCTTTCAGGGCGGCTTTCCCGTCGTGGAACGTCCCTTCGAACCCGCCGCCGCGGCCATGCGCGACCGCGGAGTCGACATCGACGGGACCGAACTCCTCGAGACGATTCGCGACGTAGACGAGCGGGGCGTCCTCTCGCGCTTTGGCCCGCTGGTCAACGCCCAGGAGATCGGCGGCGCGGCGACGTTAGTCGCCATGCACGCTCCCGAGAATCGGTTCGACGAGGTCGTCGACGCCGTCAACGCCCATCGGGAGGTCGCGCACAACTACGAGCGCGCCCATCCCCACCTGAACGTCTGGTTCGTCGTGAGCGTGGCCGACGAGGAGCGAGTCGAGGAAGTGCTGGCCGAAATCGAAGAGGAAACCGGCCAGGAGACGTACAATCTCCCCAAACAGCAGGAGTTTCGCGTCGAGGCGAAGTTCTACGTCGACGGCCCGTTCGACGGTTCCGGCGACGACGAAGCCGAGACCGCCGGCGTCGACTGCACCGACCTCGGTCCCAGCGTCACCCCGACCGACGAATCGACGCTGACGCCGGCCGAGCGGGATCTTGTCCTCGAGATCCAGGACGGTCTCCCGCTGACCGAAACCCCCTACGCGGACGTCGCTGACGCCATCGAGCAGGACCTCGAGTGGGTCCTCGAGACGATCAAGCGGTTCGAGCAGGAGGGCAAGATTCGGCGCATCGGCGTCGTGCCGAACCACTACGCGCTGGGGTATACAGAGAACGGGATGACAGTCTGGAACGTCCCGGACGACATCGTCAGCGAGGTCGGCCCTGAGGTCGCCGCCCTCCCCTTCGTCACGCACTGCTATCGGCGGCCGCGCCACGACGGCGTCTGGCCGTACAACTTCTTTGCGATGACCCACGGCCGCAGCGAGGAAGAGAGCCAGCGGCGGATCGAACAGGTTCGCGAGACGATGGCCGACTACTGGAACGTCGACGACGGCGACTGGGACTCGCTGTTCTCGACGCAAATACTGAAGAAAACGGGTATTCGTATGGCTGAACGCGCCGAAGCCAACACTGAATCCCGATAA
- a CDS encoding helix-turn-helix domain-containing protein produces the protein MSTIAEFRLPAAQTTLGTALEYAPEATFELESSVSKTCPSLWVSEVGRDTAVAAFETDPSVAEYELLVETKSRLLFDVTFVEGTMRLRDELLANGGSVLEMWGTDGWWQVRVRFPDRDTLVEAYDRLEASGISVDLRRVSDVSGVTGEETRLTPQQQEALEAALEHGYFEIPRGISMEELAEELGISHQALSERFRRAYETLVDDELQPASEQSNVR, from the coding sequence ATGTCGACGATAGCCGAGTTCCGGCTACCTGCAGCGCAGACGACACTGGGAACGGCACTCGAATACGCGCCCGAAGCCACGTTCGAACTCGAGTCATCGGTCTCGAAGACGTGTCCCTCGCTTTGGGTCTCCGAAGTCGGCCGTGACACGGCCGTGGCGGCCTTCGAGACGGATCCCTCCGTCGCCGAGTACGAACTGCTCGTCGAAACCAAGTCGCGCCTGCTGTTCGACGTGACGTTCGTCGAGGGCACGATGCGACTCCGCGACGAACTGCTCGCGAACGGCGGCTCCGTCCTCGAGATGTGGGGCACCGACGGCTGGTGGCAGGTCAGAGTCCGGTTTCCCGATCGGGACACGCTCGTCGAGGCGTACGACCGCCTCGAGGCGTCCGGAATCTCCGTCGATCTGCGCCGGGTGAGCGACGTCAGCGGCGTCACGGGCGAGGAGACGCGGCTGACGCCCCAGCAACAGGAGGCGCTCGAGGCGGCGCTCGAGCACGGCTACTTCGAGATTCCACGCGGGATCTCGATGGAGGAGCTGGCCGAAGAGCTGGGAATCTCCCATCAGGCGCTCTCCGAACGGTTCCGACGCGCCTACGAGACGCTGGTCGACGACGAGCTACAGCCGGCGAGCGAGCAGTCGAACGTTCGGTGA